The stretch of DNA GAAGGCGGCCACCCGCTCCGCATCGAACCCGGCAAAGGCCCGGCAATAGTTCTCCCGCTTGCGCAGGATCGTCAGCCAGCTCAGCCCCGCCTGGGCGCCTTCGAGGATCAACATCTCGAAGAGCTTCCGGTCGTCGTGGACCGGCACGCCCCACTCGGCGTCGTGGTAGGCAACGTAGAGCGCGTCGGTTCCGGCCCACTCGCACCTGGTCTTCGGCGTCTTCATTTCCCGGCCTGCCCTTCCCTAGGAAAACCTGCTTCGGCACTTCCCGCCTCCAACCCTATCCCGTATCTTTATGATCTACAAGCGCTTTCCGGTGTCCTCCCCAACTGTGAGCAACGTCACCTGACTTCCGGCATCTATCTCGCTATGTGTATGAGTGCATTTGTCGGATTCACGGAAGGGGCCCGACAGTGATGGAGCGACCTGCAGCGCAGGCGCTGGCACCGAAGATCCAAGGCACCGAAAGGAGAACCGCATGAAGAGATCGTTCCTCCTCGCCGCCGCAGCCCTCGCGGGGGCTCTGCTCCTGCGGGCGCTGCCCGCCTCCGCGTCCGGCGGCTACCTGACGCAGTTCGAGGGCACCTACCCGGCCGCCAAGGGCAGCCGCATCGACACGTGCACCCTCTGCCACACGGGCGTCCCATCCCCCCGCAACGCCTACGGCGCCGCGTTCGCCGCCGCGGGCCACAGCTTCACCGCCATCAACGGCGCGGACTCGGACGGGGACGGCTTCACCAACCTCGCCGAGATCACCGCGCTCACCTTCCCGGGCGACGCCGCCGACCACCCTGCTCCCCCCGACGCGACGCCCCCGACGGTGGATGCCTTCAGCCTCCCGGCGGACTCGACCTCGCTGACGGTCAACATCCTCGCGTTCACCGCCTCGGACAACGTCGGCGTCACCGGATACCTGCTCACGCCCGACGCGACGGCGCCGGCGGCGAATGCGACCGGCTGGTCCGCGACCGCGCCGCAGACGTACACGTTCGCGGCCGTCGGCACCTGGACGCTCTACGCGTGGGCGAAGGACGCGGCCGGCAACGTCTCGACCAGCCGCAGCGCCTCGGTCGTCGTCACCGACACCACCCCGCCGCCGCCCCCGCCGCCCCCGCCGCCCCCGACCGGCCAGCTCTTCTTCTCGGACTTCAGCGACGCGACCTGGGCCGGCGCCCCGGGCTGGGACCGCATCGCCGGGCGCTTCGGCGGCGACCACGGGACCTTCGTCAACTTCGCCGACGGGCGCAACGTCTCCCTGGCCGATGATGCGATCGCAGGCCTCGCTCCGTTCGCCGGCGGCCGGATCGTCACCAAGTTCCGCTTCGTCAGGCCGCAACCGGGCGCGCGGGCGGACGTGCTCTTCGATTACGTCGACGGCCGCAACTTCCGCTACGTGCGCTTCGCGCGCGACATCGGCCGGGTGATCATCGGCCAGACCGGGACAGTGGGCGGCCGCGGCGCCAGCGTGCTGAGCCTGCGCGTGCCGAAGCTCTTCGCCAAGTCCGGCGTCTGGCACGAGGTGCAGGTCGACGTCGACCCGGTTGCCAATACGGTCAAGGTCTTCGTGGACAACGGCGCGCAGCCCGTCCTGACGAGGACCTACCCGGCGACCGGGATCGGACGCGTCGGGGTCGCCGGCTTCGGCGCCCGCCGCACGATCGGCTTCGACAACTTCGAGGTGTCCGACACCACCGTCCTGCCGTAGGCACGCAACGTCAGCCGGCGCCCCCGGGCGAGATCGACGGGGACGCCGGCCGACGGCACCGCCGAACTAGTACATCCGCAGGACTCCTCCCCCCGCCAGCGCCGTCCCGCGCTGCGGCGTGACCTGCTCCCGGCCGAACATCCACCGCCGCTCCGGACGCGTGCGGTAGAGGCGCAGCCACTCGCGCCGCGTCGATCGCCCCGGGACCCGGTCCGCGTCCGGGCCCATCAGGATCTCGCCCCACGCCGTCGGCCAGAGGGACGCGCGGATGTGGATCGGATCGAAGCCGTACCACTCCTCGCGCAGGTGCTGCAGACGCAGCCCGCGCGCGGCAGCGAGCGCGACCATCCCCTCGTCGACCGCGGCCGCCGCCTCCTGTGCCTGCTCCACCGTCACGCGGCTGGCCGGGAACAGGACAGTCCGCACCGCGAGGAACTTCACGTTCGACAGACGGCGGATGCTCGCGAGCGGCAGGTCGGTCGCCACGATGTCGCGCGTGTGCCGCTGGAGCCGGTCGACGGCCTCCCCGACCCAGGCGAGCACCTGCGCCGGCGAGCGGCCGTAGAGGATGTCGTTGCCCACGTCCGTGATCAGCGCGCGGGTGGGCGCGGGCGGGAGGCGCTCCAGTTCATCCCAGATGCCGCACTCGAGGATGCCGGGGATGCCGCGCGCCAGGAACGTGCTGCGCCTGCCGTACGAGCGCCCGTGCCCCCCGGCCGCCAGCACCTCCACGCCGGGTCCCCAGGTGTCCCGCGCGGCCGCCACGACCGCCGCAAGACCGCGGAGCAGGTTGCTCGCTCCCAGCGCGACGACGCGGTGCGTCACCTGCCGCCCCTCTCCTCGCGAACCGCTCTGTGGGATACTGCCTCCGGCCCGCAACCGCGGCGCCGGGAGGGAGCGCGACCGCCATGGCCCGGATTCTCTGCGTCGGCAACGCCGTG from bacterium encodes:
- a CDS encoding DNA-3-methyladenine glycosylase I; the encoded protein is MKTPKTRCEWAGTDALYVAYHDAEWGVPVHDDRKLFEMLILEGAQAGLSWLTILRKRENYCRAFAGFDAERVAAF